Genomic segment of Candidatus Zixiibacteriota bacterium:
GGCAGAAATAGATGTCGATATACTCGACGCCGATACGCCGAAGGGAATTGTCGATCGATTCCATGATATGTTTGCGGCTGAGGCCCCGGTCGTTGACATTGTCCGACATCGGCCAGAACAACTTGGTGGATATTACCAGGTCGCTCCGTTTGCAATCGCGAATCGCCTGACCGACCACCTTTTCGGCCTCGCCACGGGCGTAGATGTCCGACAGATCGATGAAGTTCACTCCCTGGTCGATCGCGGCTTTCACGATGCGCTCGGTTCTGGCTCCGTCCACCGAGCCGCCGAAAGTCAGCCAGCCCCCCAGTGCGATCTCGGAGATCTTTAACCCGGACCTGCCCACTCGACGATAGTTCATGAATACGTCCCCTTAAACGATTGATTTCTTCACGTGACGACAATAACGCACAAAGGTGGGTCTTTGGCAACTGGCCCGCTGGTGAGATGTCATCACCATTTCAGTCCGGGATTGGCGGCTGCTTTCTGACGGATATAGCTGCTGTCCATCCCGTGCTCAAGGGCAATGTGATACGCCTGCGAGGCCAGGTCCGGCCGGTTGCGCTCAAGATACAGGTCCCCCATCCGCTGGAAGAACTCGTAACCAAACTCCCGCATGGCGGCGAGTCTCCGAAGATGTGCTATCGAGCTGTCCTCTCGGTGAAGCCCGTAGAATGCGGCCGTCAGATTGATATGAGCATTCGGTATGGTGCTGTCGAGTTGCAGGACCCGTCGCAGGACGGCCACCGCGTCGGCAAACTGCTCTTTTCGTACATGGGCCGAGCCAAGGTTGTTAAGAATGGCCGCGGAATATGGATTAAGGCCATCGGCAATCAGGAGCATCGTCTGCGCGCTGTCCAGATACCCCAGGTCGAGATAGCACACCCCCAGATTTGAATAGCCGTCGGCCAGCAGCGGATTGACCGTGATCGCCTGCCGCGCCCAGGCGGCGGCTTCGCCGAACTTCCCTTCATTGATAAGCTGCCCGGCTTTTCGATTGTAACCCATCTCGGGATAGTCCCGCTCATATTGTTCTTCCAGCTCGGCTACGATAGTCTGATTGCCGGCCGTCCGGTGATACTCCATCAAAACCGGCCAGGCGTTCTTGCTCTTGACCTTGTCCAGCTTGAGGTAATCCTCGATATGACTCACCGCCACCCGCGGCGTGGCCTGGGAGTCGACACGTGGTCCTAATACAAGCAGACCCATAACGATTGACAGCATCACCGCCGTGGTGCGATGCCGCTCCGATGGCTGGTAACGGAGTGTCAAGTAATAGCCCCTCAGGGCCATCGGCACGCCTACAAATGCAAACAGGTCCCAGTCGCGGGGCAGGCCCAGTTTGGGGTTGAAGATAAAAAGGGCGCCAAACGCGGAAAGAAAAAGGATGGCCAGAAATCGATCCACAGGTTCTCTTTTGATCCCTTTGACCGGCGAGCTGATCCATGCGGTCATCAACACGGGCAGCCCCGGCAACAGCATTATGAGGAAGTTGCTAATGTCGAGCAGTCGACGTGGTGCGAACAGAGTCTCACCGTCAGCTGCGAACCGGTCCGCGAAAAGCGGGATGATGGCAAACCGAAAGAAATAATAGTGGGTGGAGATATAGTAGTACACGACAGCCCCAATCGCCACGGCCGCGATGGCGATCAGCCACTTCGTCGAGGTTGCTGTCCGCCCCAGTGCCTTTCCTACGGCCGAATTCCGCACGAGCAGGTATACCAGAGCGGGTGTCAGGATAACCCCGAAAATGTGCAGCAGCGTCGCCATGACAGCCGGAATCAGCGCCCACCATCGCGAGATTTTCCCGGCAAGCGCCAGCACTCCTGCGAGCCCAAAGGCGAGCACGGCAAACACGAACAGCGCGTAATGCTCGACATACCCGAAATACAGAAGCATGAACCCGGAACTGCCCACACCCAGTGTGAATAGATATCGATGGCGGTTCTGTTCGAACAAATGGCGGGCACTGAGGATCAGCAATGCCAGCACGCCAATGCCGGCTGTCCACGAAATAAGCTGGAATGTCTTAAGCGCTGTGTCGTCGGTGTCTGCACCAATCAGGTCGAACAGGGTATAGTGCAGTTTCGAGGTAAACATGTCCCACGACTTCACGGGTGGTACATGATCGGCCAGCCGCTGGAGCAACTGGTAACCATCGCCAAGAAAAAACGTCTGCGAGTGAAACTGAACGAAGAGTACGGTCGTGATCGCCGCTACTACTGTGGATACGATATAGAATCGAAAAGTCGAACTGGCGCCATCGGCAATCAGCTTGCCGGACAACCACAGGGCAAACGGGCCGCCGCCAAGGGCAAATAGCACAACCCCGTACCAGGCCCAGTCCGGCCAGTACGCCCACCAGTTGACTCCCCAGAGGCGAGTGTGCGGGACGAGCGAAGCGACAAGCAAGAGGGCAACAGTAGCGTAGTAGGCGATAAGGAGTTGAATCGAGTGGTCGCGATCCGATTTTTCGGGTTGTGTCATCGAGTGAACCCTGTCACTCTATTTCTTGGCCTGTGCGATCCGCTTGTTGATTTGTTCCCAGATATCGGGAGCCGATGATTCATACCCGGCCTGACGGTACGAATCACGCGCCTGCATCAGCAGTGTCACCCCCTCTGATTTTTTCCCCTGAGCGATGTACACCTCCGCCATGTCGTGCGCAGTTTGCCCGATGACGCTGTGGTCGCCAAGCCGTTCCGCCCAGGCCAGCGACGGACGAAGCCATTGCATCGCCTCATCGAATCGGTTGAGCATGCGGTAGGTCATCCCGATCGAGTAATCGGCCACCAGCTTGGCCCGCTCATCGGAGAAGCGCCAGTGGTATTCACGAGCCTTGAGATAGCAGTCGAGCGCCTCCTCGAATTTGCCCGTGTCGTAATAGGTCGCACCGAGGTTGTTCCAGAGCGGGCCCAGCCAGTTGTCGGCATCGGAGCTTTCCGCAATGGCGATCCCCCGGCGGCACCATTCGATCTGGTCGTCAACCGACTCCGCCACGATCGCGTTCATATTGGCGGCGTCGACAGCCCGCGCCGCCAGATTGTTATTGGCACAGAACGTGTACATATCCTGGAACGTCTGGCGGGCGTCGAGAAGGTTCTGGGATTTCCATTCGTACCGCCCTTTTACGCTCAGGTAACGTGACCAGCCCATCGGGTCCGTTTCAACGGCTTTGGCCGAGGCCTCTTTCAGCCAATTAAGACCGTCCTCTTTGTTCCCCTGGATCAGACTGACGCGCGCGATCTGCGCCAATGCTTC
This window contains:
- a CDS encoding tetratricopeptide repeat protein produces the protein MNQSDLTADAALKSADESFQAKQYGEALDHYRRACELARQEFNRPVEVEALAQIARVSLIQGNKEDGLNWLKEASAKAVETDPMGWSRYLSVKGRYEWKSQNLLDARQTFQDMYTFCANNNLAARAVDAANMNAIVAESVDDQIEWCRRGIAIAESSDADNWLGPLWNNLGATYYDTGKFEEALDCYLKAREYHWRFSDERAKLVADYSIGMTYRMLNRFDEAMQWLRPSLAWAERLGDHSVIGQTAHDMAEVYIAQGKKSEGVTLLMQARDSYRQAGYESSAPDIWEQINKRIAQAKK